Part of the Gadus chalcogrammus isolate NIFS_2021 chromosome 22, NIFS_Gcha_1.0, whole genome shotgun sequence genome is shown below.
ttGCTTCCCCAGCGCTCATATTTGACGGCAGCGTCAACCCGGCGCACCCCAAGCACATCGGCAGCATCGATCCCAGCTGTgacgtggtggaggtggtcaaAGGTGAACGACTGGCCGTCCTCCGTAGGCGGCCTCGGCCCGCCTCTATACATAGTCACAGCGGCTCTCGTTGAGATAAGGAACAACTCTCTGTACAGTACACACAGATAAGGGCGTTTCTTTCCCCTCAAGGCCTGGTATTTGAAAAGTAGAGCCATGGCTTGTTTACTTTGACACTTtcttaatctaatctaatcagaTTCAATGTTTAATCTCATTAGCATATTTCAATGTTTAACTTGAGCTGTGTCTACGTGACTCTGCAGATGCCTATGAAGCCTCCAAAATGCTGTGTGAGCAGTATTACCTGACCTCCCCTGACATGGAGATCTCTCTGGTCAACTGTGAGTACCAACACTATGCCTTCTCCCTTCACTCCTCCATCTTCCTTCCTTCACTCAGGACAGCGTACGAGTACGAGCAACTAGGTCTGACCGCGCGCATGTGCCCTGAAAGTAGGCCAAGTGATCCAGTGACTGTACAATGTGTTGGCTAAGCTGGGTCCCTAGCTTGTCTCTCCTCTGCATCAGCTGGGAATGTCAGCACTCTGAAACCCCCCGGAATAAAGGCCTTTGACCTAcacagaatctctctctctctctctctctctctctctctctgtctgtctgtctgtctgtctgtctgtctgtctgtctgtctgtctgtctgtctgtctgtctgtctgtctgtctgtctgtctgtctgtctgtctgtctgtctgtctgtgtctgcctctctctctgtgtctgccactcacactctctctctctctctctctctctctctctctctctctctctctctctctctctctctctctctctctctctctctctctgcctctctgcctctctctctctgcctctctctaaccttctctctctctctctctctctctctctctctctctctctctctctctctctctctctttctctctctctctctctctctctctctctctctcaacctttTCTCGCTGTCAGTCTGACCCCTACCCTTCTCGCCTGGTTATCTTAGAGATGTAAGGGGCAGAGAACCAGACAAGGTCTGGCCAGTACATATGTCCTGGCTCAGGGAGCAGGCCAAGAGGCAGCTCCATTAACTCCCCCTcagtgtatgtgtctttgtctgcGTGTGAGTTATAAAGGAACTGTGTCTTTATTTCAAAGCATTTAAATCAAAAAGGCTTGATTATGCTCTACATGTTTCTGCTATTAACTGAAGACTAAAATAGGGCAAAGCATAATCATTAATGCATGGAATGTTCTCTCTGGAGCTGGTTGTAGTAGTTTCTGATCTTTGACCAGGGGCTTTAAACCCTCTCTTTAATCTGAGTTATGCATTCGTTTATCACCCAACTGTCTACTCACAACCTACATCTCTCCATCGCTCTGTGTCCCCAACTGACCCAATTCGTGTTCTGCAGCCAAAAACCCTGACCAGCCTCTTCACCTCGTCTACGTGCCTTCACACCTCTACCACATGCTGTTTGAGCTCTTCAAGGTACTGAAAACGTAAACCCCCGCACTTTGGGGACAGTGTCTCTGAATGACCCCCTTCCGAGCTTAACAGAGCAGAGTTGTAAACACTGGAGAGACGGAGACTGCAATCCACTAAATGTCATGCTGTGGCACTAAGACCTCTATTTCTCTCCACTCATGCTCCCGGTCCttctaatagtgtgtgtgtgtgtgtgtgtgtgtgtgtgtgtgtgtgtgtgtgtgtgtgtgtgtgtgtgtgtgtgtgtgtgtgtgtgtgtgtgtgtgtgtgtgtgtgtgtgtgtgtgtgtgtgtggtttctctGTTCAGAATGCCATGAGAGCAACGGTGGAAACCCATGAGGCGAGCTTCACTCTGCCACCAGTCAAAGTCCGGGTTTCTCTCGGCTCAGAGGACCTCACTATCAAGGTACACAGATATCTCGGTAACCTCCGTGGGGATTGCAGCAGTGTACACAGAGGCTGGGCGGATGTAACCGGACAACGTTTGCTCGGCCCTGTTGTCCTCTATGTTTTCCTcctgttgttctttatttatttattttttctttaaatatacataatatagcGCTTTTGTAAACGTTGTTTTTCAATGTActataatacaaaaaaaaaattggctcAGGGTTGGGCCACAATACTTTTTTCAATAAAAGCTATGCACATAActtactaactaactaacttaaATCAAAAGTATGTTTGAAGACATGGACAAGTGAAGGGGAAAACTTTATTACTGTGATGCAGCATGGAAAACATGTGGGAAACAGTGAACTCTGTACAGCAATAGCTAAAAGTACATGTGTACCTTTTTCCTATGCATTGTATACATAGCAAAACACTGTGGTGTACTTTTGTAAATGAGGCGTGAATCGTCGGGATAAATGCCGTTCCCATGGACCCATTGTATGCAAAGCCATTTTTTTGTTGGAAATAATACAATACTGCTAAAGCAAACACGCTAACTAATAATAGTTACTGTATTTTTCCAAACTGTGAGTTGCCAGTTGGGATAGGCTTTATTTTTAAGACACCTTCCTTCCTAATATAAAACGGCACCTCTTTGTCCTTGCTCTGCTTCTGTCTGATAGATGTCTGATCGCGGAGGAGGCGTTCCTCTGAGGAAGATTGAGCGTCTGTTCAGCTACATGTACTCCACCGCCCCCAGTCCCGTCCACATAGACAACTCCCGCAATGCTCCCCTGGTGAATGACCCCCTACGATCACTCTGCTCCTTGAACACACAAGTCATGTAATGCTTTATAGATGAACAcccttttttttggttttatacCGACGCAGATTTCAGGGGTTTAAATAACACGTTTCACGTTATTTACGCACTGCAATATGTGATAAATGAAACATGCTGGTGGATAGGCAACAATGGATAGGCAACAATGGATAGGCAACAATGGAGAtaaggtttttttttgtgtgtaagaAAGAGTGAAAACACATTTATGTTTAAATATAGGgcgttaagcagacgcttttatctaaagggACTTACATTggatcatacacacactcacggtggagtcaccttgcatggttgactggTTCACTTCTGGTTACTGGTACCTTCCGGTCACCAGTCAACCTGCTGATCTACTCTACCTCTTGAGCTAAGCCGACCTGCTTTTGAACTACCGGTTGCTTTCAATGTTGAAttcaaaaaaaaatgtatacaggACCTACAGTACCTTATTTTCTTTTGGAAGTTATGATTCATTGTTTATCAGGCCTCCACACAAGTAAAAAATAATTCCTAACTAGGATGTCTTAGCCCACTTGTTCTTAAATCAGACTTTAACTTTAGAGTTGCAAAGCAAACACCTCTTCATACTCAATTGAAGTGGTGCAGGCAGGCTGGCAGTAACCTTGCGCTAATGTTTAAACAAGTTGACCGGAACAGTCCAATCTATATGTTTAATGTCTATGTGTAAACCAACCGCTTTCCTCCATCTCCTGTCGTAGGCTGGTTTTGGCTATGGCCTGCCAATCTCACGTCTGTATGCCAAGTACTTCCAAGGAGACCTGCAGCTGTACTCTATGGAGGGCTACGGCACCTCGGCCGTCATCTACCTAAAGGTGaggggcacgcacgcacatatgcacacacacaaactcacaaactcacacacacacacacacacaagccccacGGACCATCACTGACAACAAGCTGTGCTGTTGTGATCCAGGCGTTGTCCTCAGACTCGGTGGAGAGACTTCCAGTTTTCAACCAATCCGCCTTGAGACACTACCAGACCACCCCGGAGGCAGACGACTGGTGCATGCCCAGCAAGGAGCCAAAGAAGATGGGCAAGTAACAGGGACAAGCCTGGACTGAATAAGTGTGGGACAAACCATAGGAACCGTCACGGTTATGCCCTAGTATGGCTAGTATACCCCAGCCCACGGTACACTAAAGAACGGAGGTTGAAATGTATTCGGTTGACCATTGAGCCTGAGGTTCTAAGACAGCCATTAGGAGCACCTCATTTTTCCcctcacacaaaacacaaccagcagaaagtatttattttaggattttattaacatttgtttgtatgttttgattGTTCTTGGATGTACTCCCTATACTAAATTATtgtatatttaaatcaaaatgatTTTTAACCATCAGTGTTGGTGGTCGCATTTGCCCCGATAATAGTGGCACAACCGGTTTTATaagcttttaaaataaattaatttgtATATTAATTCTGTTAAAAGAAAATCTATCTTTCACTCTCTAACTTAATCATTGTTTTAATTGATTATTGGAGATCACAGTGAGCCCAGTGTTGCACTGAGGCTCATAAAAGAAATGAGAAATAACAATGGTTATAACGGTTAAAAGATGGATTGAGCAGAAGTTAATCAGAGAATGATGACTTATGAATGTCACTGTTGTGTGAGAGCAAACGTAAAGGTTTCCCAGAATTTAAGGTCTTTAAATTGTCATATATCTGAGAGACAATCAACATGATTCTCTCTCAGATAGTGGGCCCTGTGAACCATTTCTAGTGCCATAGCTGCCCCAAATGCCCAAGTCCTGCAAATTACGTTTCGAACAGATatcgcgcatgtgtgtgtgtatttatatattataagtgCAGGCCCTGACTATTCGGAAATGCCCTTGGTCAGTATTCTGATAATTCCCATTGTCACGTTTAGGACCAGGCACGGCTTATTGAAGCTTGATTGTACTCAATTTGATCCTTCCTatttttatacaatatatattttgggaTCTGTAACAAACCAATAACATCTCTATCACCTTTCCAAGCATGTGTATTCTGAGCCTGTTGGATCAGATTGTTCCGAATATTATTGTGTCCCAGGAAGTTTGAACCCTCAGACCCGTAAGAGTTTTCTTGTGTTTAAGAGTATAATGATTATAGTGTTGTTCTAATAATGTGTACTTAGACTGTAGACATTATTGAAATGGTGAATGCCAAACCTGGTCATTGTACCAGATCACAGCGTACTAGGGAACATTATATTTTTCATTACCAGTCTCCTAAAAAATGCCAGTATTATATAAAATAGGACTAATCAAaactaataaataaacatgtataATTTTGTATGTATTGAAATGGAGCACAGGGATCATTGCAGTAGTCTGGGAAACAACTGTAAATATTAAGGACGGCTTTAGACAACTGTTATTTCTCAATGCTAATGTTAGCACCTGACTGTTCTCCACTAATATCTGTTCAAATGTGCAGCATACGGTACATTCAACACCTTCTCATCCACGCCATTGGTCAATATGTTTGTACACCACAGTTCCCAGATCCGAAATCCCTTTCAACGGTATCGTTGAATGTTCAACTGTAGAATAAAAGACTACACTACGGAAATATGTATCTTTGATCTATGTGCGTTGGAAGTTGTGCTGAATGattgagtgaatgaatgaatgtgaatgtgtttttccGCTATCTCACACAATGTTCTATTCCTAGACAGTGGAACATATGTGCTGTCGACTAGTACATGATGTACATGTCGTGCTCCATTCCAAAAGAAGAACAGATTACACGTGGACTCACCAAGTACATAGCTGCATCCACACAGCTGTAACCTGAGGAATACTTTAGGTTGTTATACTTTTACATAACCTCATACAGTTCATGAGAAGCTCATCTCTTGGAGATTCATGTCAGCATGAGTGCAATTTTAAAGAAGCTTTTAACTTAAGTAATAGCACCTGTATATATAGGATCTATGTGGGAGGCTTTGTCCTTGGCATGTGCCTATACTGTACATGGACTGGATAGTCCCACAAATCAGGCTTTAGATTCATATCTAAAGTTTGTTggcagacaagctcaaatcagggtgaaaggggcgtttcatttacttttgtttcatatttgtttcaacAAATCTTTTTGTTGGAGTCGAGGACCTGTATGCCCCTAATTGTTTTTTCCCAGAGTTcacaaactcggccagcagtGGTAAACTGTAAAAACCTGTCTAAAGGTTTGAAACAACACTGTGTAattggccactgtagaaatacacttcGAAATCTCCATCCACTCGCGTGAATCATTTATCTTTGGTAAAATATCGGGACAGCTAGGTCCGAGATTAATTCCTGGAAGAATGCTGTCCTAAGCAAATCCTCAATATAGGCCAACTAGTAGTAGTACTGTTTGTCTTTCTAGACACATCGCATTCATGTAACAGAAACAGGATTGGTCCTGTCCGAGCACATATCTTTGTGATCTTGGGATGAGGTCACTGAAACGGTTCAAATAACTGTTGGCAGAGGAACAGATGCACCAACAGGCCCATGGGGGTTCAATCCCTGTACTCGGAACCATGCTGCAGGAACACA
Proteins encoded:
- the pdk4 gene encoding pyruvate dehydrogenase kinase, isozyme 4, with product MKFAQYLLKNSRMVGIPKQVERFAKFSPSPLSMKQFIDFGSTDACEKTSFVFLRQELPVRLANIMKEIDFLPDKLLGTPSLRLLTSWYSQSLLELVEFLEKDPGDKQVLSKFTEALVTVRNRHNDVVPTMAQGVVEYKEAFGVDPVTDQNVQYFLDRFYMSRISTRMLMNQHTLIFDGSVNPAHPKHIGSIDPSCDVVEVVKDAYEASKMLCEQYYLTSPDMEISLVNSKNPDQPLHLVYVPSHLYHMLFELFKNAMRATVETHEASFTLPPVKVRVSLGSEDLTIKMSDRGGGVPLRKIERLFSYMYSTAPSPVHIDNSRNAPLAGFGYGLPISRLYAKYFQGDLQLYSMEGYGTSAVIYLKALSSDSVERLPVFNQSALRHYQTTPEADDWCMPSKEPKKMGK